A DNA window from Drosophila biarmipes strain raj3 chromosome 2R, RU_DBia_V1.1, whole genome shotgun sequence contains the following coding sequences:
- the LOC108026617 gene encoding cilia- and flagella-associated protein 61 isoform X1, with translation MPLPQDNTLIVAAGIRDVRRIEDLYEAKNTWHFGVKDTPPLDTLFVRNQAQRLLVYNKQEFHLLLAYSEFANHPNIPVLHNDLWLHWLSARFCLDLPITLLNSIFFNFFICKESQTNILKNVILEVFYNEHLVNYMLVVKPPDCPPGQYETVQELGKTYYPKYSKVSEQKHLPAVIVIQRLNIMPSISFRKALPEDNDDIVEMIDSEDPELRKKHGDFYIAEHLLNVEGSEDNDKIIIAEFEEEIAENVKGAGLMWLSDSIDIEKLATNFHLERLGNLARYTPGIKHARVHFDVLSVEQKSFKQLYTKSQMEVIYKTRESRINQGGHDEAKNVLFRKYKHIYDELRKASYYMKASQDKLEIAFDLPPGEHSHSEHRMQHLGKASNGFLLKMFQLHPLVRFEYTYYSLSAMFSAFPDHDYCVTMVPATVSTSPCQRELLRFFLPVAHRPSSSVSENMFVAHRSTLFGELRVQRFERQEIDDVRTVISSQGRKRDTYLNEEPGEGSRLDEYTQEVLGIFDDIIDEILENPMSDLTCFTIRCGQSKKHTDCPLVGFLILSPFLIYDDLSKVFMMPRDQFSLMHNRGEIVMFRLHPFFQMWCNPILRTVALYDNYRELYYMNYFNGISLPNDLMYNMMPVEPRRMKKNLFHYRCFSVKRRVSKASRSSTVDICISRLRLFCHNLQPTMHMGGKNSLVIVGFSHTSLAFLRTVIFAWNSKDLINYRKYNCLPMVDIRVIVGHGVLESAYDCEFSCSYCANGRNCYVDTGNLNPFVRDVMQRMDVRHWVRFVPGVLKNIKRQEKIVELLDGCNLYYEKLILMSATRFGFQDKEFKGHPMPINYVVNNHRLDRIIFYHKLREMVDTMEKYNIIVYGYNLSLYECLHFLVTHGCNAQSITYVQPHVPAVMEELGNPEEDSRLDPIILEMVADLGITIHLSTNYSQFILSEDNTHIEQVEFTTHPGRKKVLLDCDLFVNYNGNTISTTLENVLSNAGIELFDRKIVVNARYCTNDRNIFAAGRNVVMLPKPNFQYTYTSPQEMAEKLAYELNMVKIVMQSRYSRPFMFTGILPMGYHIIKFTQPKPMLIGQLPVDFSESMTTYQNGDFCRIRLNRKLIVIEIVCVTKKPKRLYFMEYFCGKHAMLLNDLRGRFQSGWIKNFLEFFQQPWTELLMHDRFEDLQLKNRRLLLAMLLMNNKDANNARSSLESTQRQRLEENVIDFVRTYRKDFTHEFALPEDWGVFNL, from the exons atgcCCCTGCCTCAAGACAATACTTTAATAGTCGCGGCGGGAATTCGGGATGTGCGGCGCATAGAGGATCTCTATGAGGCCAAGAACACCTGGCACTTTGGGGTGAAGGACACGCCGCCGCTGGACACGTTGTTCGTTAGGAACCAGGCGCAGAGGCTGTTGGTCTACAACAAGCAGGAGTTTCACCTGCTGCTGGCCTACAGCGAGTTCGCCAACCATCCGAACATTCCGGTGCTACACAACGATCTCTGGCTGCACTGGCTGAGTGCTCGGTTTTG CCTAGATCTTCCCATCACGCTGCTCAATTCAATCTTCTTCAACTTCTTCATCTGCAAGGAGAGCCAGACAAATATTCTCAAAAACGTTATCCTTGAGGTCTTCTATAATGAGCATTTGGTCAACTACATGCTGGTGGTCAAGCCCCCAGACTGCCCACCAGGCCAATACGAAACCGTTCAGGAATTGGGCAAAACCTATTACCCGAAGTACTCAAAAGTCTCCGAGCAAAAGCATCTCCCCGCTGTCATCGTGATCCAGCGGCTGAACATCATGCCAAGTATCTCCTTTCGCAAGGCGCT ACCCGAGGACAATGACGATATTGTCGAGATGATAGATTCAGAGGATCCGGAGCTGCGGAAAAAGCATGGAGACTTTTACATTGCAGAGCACCTGCTGAATGTGGAGGGGTCTGAGGATAACGATAAGATTATAATTGCTGAG TTTGAGGAGGAGATTGCTGAGAATGTCAAGGGTGCGGGCTTGATGTGGCTGTCGGACTCAATAGATATtgagaagctggccaccaactTCCACCTGGAGCGCCTGGGTAATTTGGCGAGATATACTCCGGGAATCAAGCACGCTCGTGTGCATTTTGACGTGCT ctctGTGGAGCAAAAGTCATTTAAGCAGTTGTACACCAAGTCGCAAATGGAGGTAATATATAAGACCCGAGAAAGTAGGATAAACCAAGGTGGACACGATGAAGCGAAGAACGTATTATTCAGGAAGTACAAGCACATATATGATG AACTCCGTAAGGCCAGCTACTATATGAAAGCCAGTCAAGACAAACTGGAAATCGCCTTCGATTTGCCACCTGGCGAGCACTCGCACAGTGAACATCGCATGCAGCACTTGGGTAAGGCCTCCAACGGCTTCCTGCTGAAGATGTTCCAGTTGCATCCACTGGTTCGCTTCGAGTACACATACTACTCCTTGTCAGCCATGTTCAGCGCCTTTCCGGATCACGATTACTGCGTGACAATGGTGCCAGCCACCGTGTCTACGAGTCCCTGCCAGCGGGAACTGCTCCGGTTCTTCTTG CCGGTCGCCCATCGTCCGAGTAGTTCCGTGTCCGAAAACATGTTCGTTGCACATCGAAGTACTTTGTTTGGGGAGCTCCGTGTCCAGCGCTTCGAAAGGCAGGAGATTGATGATGTTAGAACGGTCATTAGCTCCCAGGGCCGCAAGAGGGACACATATCTGAATGAAGAACCTGGTGAAGGTAGTAGGCTCGACGAATACACGCAGGAGGTGCTGGGTATTTTTGATGATATCATTGATGAAATCCTTGAGAATCCCATGTCTGACCTGACCTGCTTCACCATTCGTTGCGGTCAGTCCAAGAAGCACACCGACTGCCCATTGGTGGGCTTTCTGATTCTGAG TCCCTTTCTGATTTATGATGACTTAAGCAAGGTATTCATGATGCCACGCGATCAGTTCTCGCTGATGCACAATCGTGGAGAGATAGTGATGTTCAGGCTACACCCGTTCTTCCAGATGTGGTGCAACCCGATTCTTCGCACGGTGGCTTTGTACGACAATTACCGAGAGTTGTATTATATGAACTACTTCAAT GGAATATCGCTGCCCAACGACCTGATGTACAACATGATGCCCGTGGAGCCTCGCCGCATGAAGAAGAATCTCTTCCATTACAGGTGCTTTTCGGTGAAACGACGCGTGTCAAAAGCCTCCCGTTCTTCCACTGTGGATATCTGCATCAGTCGCCTGCGGCTCTTCTGCCACAATCTGCAGCCCACCATGCACATGGGTGGGAAGAATTCCCTGGTAATCGTGGGCTTCTCGCACACTAGCCTAGCTTTTTTGCGGACCGTCATCTTCGCCTGGAATTCTAAAGA CTTGATTAATTATAGAAAGTACAACTGCCTTCCCATGGTGGACATCAGAGTGATTGTGGGTCACGGGGTTCTGGAATCGGCCTACGATTGTGAATTTTCATGCAGCTACTGCGCGAATGGTCGGAACTGCTATGTGGATACAGGGAACTTGAATCCGTTTGTAAGGGACGTAATGCAGCGTATGGATGTGAGGCATTGGGTGCGCTTTGTGCCCGGAGTTCTCAAGAACATAAAGAG GCAGGAAAAAATAGTGGAACTATTGGACGGTTGCAACCTGTACTACGAGAAGCTGATCTTGATGTCTGCCACAAGATTCGGTTTTCAGGACAAGGAATTCAAAGGGCATCCAATGCCTATCAACTATGTGGTCAATAATCATCGGCTGGACAGGATTATCTTCTACCACAAGCTTCGCGAGATGGTCGACACCATGGAGAAGTATAACATAATTGTCTATGGATATAACTTGAGCCTCTACGAGTGCCTTCACTTTTTGGTGACGCATGGCTGTAATGCCCAGAGCATCACATACGTGCAGCCCCATGTTCCGGCCGTAATGGAGGAACTGGGAAATCCTGAGGAGGACTCTCGACTGGATCCGATTATCCTGGAAATGGTAGCCGATCTGGGGATCACGATCCACTTGTCAACCAACTACAGCCAATTTATTCTGAGCGAAGACAATACGCACATCGAGCAAGTGGAGTTCACAACGCATCCAGGCAGAAAAAAGGTCCTGCTGGATTGCGATCTCTTCGTCAACTATAATGGGAATACCATAAGTACAACCCTAGAGAACG TTCTTTCAAACGCAGGAATAGAGTTGTTCGACAGGAAAATCGTGGTTAATGCACGTTATTGCACCAATGATCGCAACATTTTCGCCGCTGGCAGGAATGTGGTCATGTTGCCCAAGCCCAACTTTCAGTACACTTACACCAGTCCCCAAGAAATGGCTGAAAAA TTGGCCTACGAATTGAACATGGTGAAGATTGTGATGCAGTCGCGGTACTCGAGGCCCTTCATGTTCACGGGCATTCTGCCCATGGGCTACCATATCATCAAGTTCACCCAACCGAAGCCCATGCTTATAGGGCAACTCCCCGTCGATTTTTCAGAGAGCATGACCACCTACCAAAACGGAGACTTCTGCCGCATTCGACTCAACAGAAAGCTCATTGTCATAGAGATAGTGTGCGTCACCAAAAAG CCGAAGCGACTTTACTTCATGGAGTACTTTTGCGGCAAGCATGCTATGCTTCTGAATGATCTCCGTGGTCGTTTTCAGTCCGGTTGGATTAAAAACTTCCTGGAGTTCTTCCAACAGCCCTGGACAGAGCTCCTCATGCACGACAGATTCGAGGATCTGCAACTGAAGAATCGCCGACTCCTGCTGGCCATGTTGCTGATGAACAACAAGGATGCGAACAACGCCAGGAGCAGTTTGGAGAGCACGCAGCGGCAAAGGCTCGAGGAAAACGTAATCGACTTCGTTCGAACGTACCGCAAGGACTTCACCCATGAGTTCGCCTTGCCAGAGGATTGGGGTGTCTTTAATCTGTGA
- the LOC108026617 gene encoding cilia- and flagella-associated protein 61 isoform X2, whose amino-acid sequence MEVIYKTRESRINQGGHDEAKNVLFRKYKHIYDELRKASYYMKASQDKLEIAFDLPPGEHSHSEHRMQHLGKASNGFLLKMFQLHPLVRFEYTYYSLSAMFSAFPDHDYCVTMVPATVSTSPCQRELLRFFLPVAHRPSSSVSENMFVAHRSTLFGELRVQRFERQEIDDVRTVISSQGRKRDTYLNEEPGEGSRLDEYTQEVLGIFDDIIDEILENPMSDLTCFTIRCGQSKKHTDCPLVGFLILSPFLIYDDLSKVFMMPRDQFSLMHNRGEIVMFRLHPFFQMWCNPILRTVALYDNYRELYYMNYFNGISLPNDLMYNMMPVEPRRMKKNLFHYRCFSVKRRVSKASRSSTVDICISRLRLFCHNLQPTMHMGGKNSLVIVGFSHTSLAFLRTVIFAWNSKDLINYRKYNCLPMVDIRVIVGHGVLESAYDCEFSCSYCANGRNCYVDTGNLNPFVRDVMQRMDVRHWVRFVPGVLKNIKRQEKIVELLDGCNLYYEKLILMSATRFGFQDKEFKGHPMPINYVVNNHRLDRIIFYHKLREMVDTMEKYNIIVYGYNLSLYECLHFLVTHGCNAQSITYVQPHVPAVMEELGNPEEDSRLDPIILEMVADLGITIHLSTNYSQFILSEDNTHIEQVEFTTHPGRKKVLLDCDLFVNYNGNTISTTLENVLSNAGIELFDRKIVVNARYCTNDRNIFAAGRNVVMLPKPNFQYTYTSPQEMAEKLAYELNMVKIVMQSRYSRPFMFTGILPMGYHIIKFTQPKPMLIGQLPVDFSESMTTYQNGDFCRIRLNRKLIVIEIVCVTKKPKRLYFMEYFCGKHAMLLNDLRGRFQSGWIKNFLEFFQQPWTELLMHDRFEDLQLKNRRLLLAMLLMNNKDANNARSSLESTQRQRLEENVIDFVRTYRKDFTHEFALPEDWGVFNL is encoded by the exons ATGGAGGTAATATATAAGACCCGAGAAAGTAGGATAAACCAAGGTGGACACGATGAAGCGAAGAACGTATTATTCAGGAAGTACAAGCACATATATGATG AACTCCGTAAGGCCAGCTACTATATGAAAGCCAGTCAAGACAAACTGGAAATCGCCTTCGATTTGCCACCTGGCGAGCACTCGCACAGTGAACATCGCATGCAGCACTTGGGTAAGGCCTCCAACGGCTTCCTGCTGAAGATGTTCCAGTTGCATCCACTGGTTCGCTTCGAGTACACATACTACTCCTTGTCAGCCATGTTCAGCGCCTTTCCGGATCACGATTACTGCGTGACAATGGTGCCAGCCACCGTGTCTACGAGTCCCTGCCAGCGGGAACTGCTCCGGTTCTTCTTG CCGGTCGCCCATCGTCCGAGTAGTTCCGTGTCCGAAAACATGTTCGTTGCACATCGAAGTACTTTGTTTGGGGAGCTCCGTGTCCAGCGCTTCGAAAGGCAGGAGATTGATGATGTTAGAACGGTCATTAGCTCCCAGGGCCGCAAGAGGGACACATATCTGAATGAAGAACCTGGTGAAGGTAGTAGGCTCGACGAATACACGCAGGAGGTGCTGGGTATTTTTGATGATATCATTGATGAAATCCTTGAGAATCCCATGTCTGACCTGACCTGCTTCACCATTCGTTGCGGTCAGTCCAAGAAGCACACCGACTGCCCATTGGTGGGCTTTCTGATTCTGAG TCCCTTTCTGATTTATGATGACTTAAGCAAGGTATTCATGATGCCACGCGATCAGTTCTCGCTGATGCACAATCGTGGAGAGATAGTGATGTTCAGGCTACACCCGTTCTTCCAGATGTGGTGCAACCCGATTCTTCGCACGGTGGCTTTGTACGACAATTACCGAGAGTTGTATTATATGAACTACTTCAAT GGAATATCGCTGCCCAACGACCTGATGTACAACATGATGCCCGTGGAGCCTCGCCGCATGAAGAAGAATCTCTTCCATTACAGGTGCTTTTCGGTGAAACGACGCGTGTCAAAAGCCTCCCGTTCTTCCACTGTGGATATCTGCATCAGTCGCCTGCGGCTCTTCTGCCACAATCTGCAGCCCACCATGCACATGGGTGGGAAGAATTCCCTGGTAATCGTGGGCTTCTCGCACACTAGCCTAGCTTTTTTGCGGACCGTCATCTTCGCCTGGAATTCTAAAGA CTTGATTAATTATAGAAAGTACAACTGCCTTCCCATGGTGGACATCAGAGTGATTGTGGGTCACGGGGTTCTGGAATCGGCCTACGATTGTGAATTTTCATGCAGCTACTGCGCGAATGGTCGGAACTGCTATGTGGATACAGGGAACTTGAATCCGTTTGTAAGGGACGTAATGCAGCGTATGGATGTGAGGCATTGGGTGCGCTTTGTGCCCGGAGTTCTCAAGAACATAAAGAG GCAGGAAAAAATAGTGGAACTATTGGACGGTTGCAACCTGTACTACGAGAAGCTGATCTTGATGTCTGCCACAAGATTCGGTTTTCAGGACAAGGAATTCAAAGGGCATCCAATGCCTATCAACTATGTGGTCAATAATCATCGGCTGGACAGGATTATCTTCTACCACAAGCTTCGCGAGATGGTCGACACCATGGAGAAGTATAACATAATTGTCTATGGATATAACTTGAGCCTCTACGAGTGCCTTCACTTTTTGGTGACGCATGGCTGTAATGCCCAGAGCATCACATACGTGCAGCCCCATGTTCCGGCCGTAATGGAGGAACTGGGAAATCCTGAGGAGGACTCTCGACTGGATCCGATTATCCTGGAAATGGTAGCCGATCTGGGGATCACGATCCACTTGTCAACCAACTACAGCCAATTTATTCTGAGCGAAGACAATACGCACATCGAGCAAGTGGAGTTCACAACGCATCCAGGCAGAAAAAAGGTCCTGCTGGATTGCGATCTCTTCGTCAACTATAATGGGAATACCATAAGTACAACCCTAGAGAACG TTCTTTCAAACGCAGGAATAGAGTTGTTCGACAGGAAAATCGTGGTTAATGCACGTTATTGCACCAATGATCGCAACATTTTCGCCGCTGGCAGGAATGTGGTCATGTTGCCCAAGCCCAACTTTCAGTACACTTACACCAGTCCCCAAGAAATGGCTGAAAAA TTGGCCTACGAATTGAACATGGTGAAGATTGTGATGCAGTCGCGGTACTCGAGGCCCTTCATGTTCACGGGCATTCTGCCCATGGGCTACCATATCATCAAGTTCACCCAACCGAAGCCCATGCTTATAGGGCAACTCCCCGTCGATTTTTCAGAGAGCATGACCACCTACCAAAACGGAGACTTCTGCCGCATTCGACTCAACAGAAAGCTCATTGTCATAGAGATAGTGTGCGTCACCAAAAAG CCGAAGCGACTTTACTTCATGGAGTACTTTTGCGGCAAGCATGCTATGCTTCTGAATGATCTCCGTGGTCGTTTTCAGTCCGGTTGGATTAAAAACTTCCTGGAGTTCTTCCAACAGCCCTGGACAGAGCTCCTCATGCACGACAGATTCGAGGATCTGCAACTGAAGAATCGCCGACTCCTGCTGGCCATGTTGCTGATGAACAACAAGGATGCGAACAACGCCAGGAGCAGTTTGGAGAGCACGCAGCGGCAAAGGCTCGAGGAAAACGTAATCGACTTCGTTCGAACGTACCGCAAGGACTTCACCCATGAGTTCGCCTTGCCAGAGGATTGGGGTGTCTTTAATCTGTGA